In the genome of Candoia aspera isolate rCanAsp1 chromosome 1, rCanAsp1.hap2, whole genome shotgun sequence, one region contains:
- the NR1H3 gene encoding oxysterols receptor LXR-alpha, translated as MGPTQLVTQNHGKKTTVFNMEEKVFALFQSSEIPSEPIENPPLKRKKGPAPKMLGNEVCSVCGDKASGFHYNVLSCEGCKGFFRRSIIKGAQYICKNSGRCEMDMYMRRKCQECRLHKCYEAGMQEQCVLSEEQIQLKKLKKREDDQARMIAVRQNPPSPLSTLPKMTPEQLVMIEKLVAAQQQCNQRSFTDRLKVTPWPQISDPLHREARQQRFAHFTELAIISVQEIVDFAKQLPGFLELTREDQIALLKTSTIEVMLLETSRRYNPETESITFLKDLSYNRDDFSKAGLQIEFINPIFGFSKSMNELQLSDAEYALLIAISIFSPDRPNVQDQSLVEKLQHTYVEALHSYICIHRPNDHLMFPRMLMKLVSLRTLSSVHSEQVFALRLQDKKLPPLLSEIWDVNE; from the exons ATGGGTCCCACTCAGCTTGTCACACAGAACCATGGGAAGAAGACGACTGTTTTTAACATGGAGGAAAAGGTATTTGCACTTTTCCAGAGCTCAGAGATTCCCTCTGAGCCTATAG AAAACCCTCccctgaaaaggaaaaaggggccAGCTCCTAAGATGCTTGGAAATGAGGTGTGCAGTGTATGTGGGGACAAAGCCTCAGGCTTCCATTACAACGTCCTGAGTTGCGAGGGCTGCAAAGGTTTTTTCCGACGCAGCATCATCAAAGGGGCCCAGTATATCTGCAAGAACAGTGGCAGATGTGAGATGGATATGTACATGCGACGGAAATGTCAGGAGTGCCGGTTGCACAAGTGCTATGAAGCAGGCATGCAAGAGCAAT GTGTTCTCTCTGAAGAGCAGATCCAGTTGAAGAAACTTAAGAAGCGAGAAGATGATCAAGCCCGGATGATAGCTGTGCGACAGAACCCACCATCTCCTCTAAGCACCCTTCCCAAAATGACACCAGAGCAGCTTGTTATGATAGAAAAGCTTGTTGCAGCTCAACAGCAGTGTAATCAGCGGTCTTTCACAGATAGGCTCAAAGTGACG CCCTGGCCTCAGATTTCAGATCCTCTTCATCGTGAAGCACGTCAACAGCGCTTTGCTCATTTCACGGaacttgccatcatttctgtGCAGGAAATTGTGGACTTTGCAAAACAGTTGCCAGGTTTCTTGGAACTCACTAGAGAAGACCAAATTGCTCTTTTGAAGACTTCTACAATAGAA GTAATGCTGTTGGAGACATCTAGGCGCTACAATCCAGAAACAGAAAGCATAACTTTTTTGAAAGATTTGAGTTACAATCGGGACGATTTTTCCAAGGCTG GCCTACAAATTGAGTTTATTAATCCCATTTTTGGATTTTCAAAGAGCATGAATGAACTACAGCTCAGTGATGCTGAGTATGCACTTTTAATTGCCATCAGCATTTTTTCTCCAG ATCGGCCAAATGTTCAAGATCAATCCCTGGTAGAAAAGCTTCAGCATACCTATGTAGAAGCCCTTCACTCATACATTTGTATTCACAGACCAAAT GATCATCTAATGTTCCCACGGATGTTAATGAAACTGGTCAGTCTTCGGACTTTAAGTAGTGTTCATTCTGAACAAGTGTTTGCTCTTCGGCTACAGGACAAAAAGCTGCCACCACTTCTTTCAGAGATCTGGGATGTCAATGAATGA